The following proteins are co-located in the Rhodococcus opacus B4 genome:
- a CDS encoding alpha/beta hydrolase, protein MNDVQVQSNLRVAEVDGFEIAVDLYRPDIDNPPAVIYLHGGGWQLGDKKDGADDRLARLASYGVAVVSANYRLAPQGLYPNPIHDVKAVVRWLRAHGAELGVSTDRIGVWGASAGAYLATMVGLTPGDEELEGVVGDDLDQSSRVDAVVHWFGPSDLAANAGRSWIESHLLPPPFENALLGEDEVSAPSDISWNASPLSRVTSLAPPFLIAHGDRDRITLSAQSHALHDALVSTGARSTLLVLGGAGHEGPEFDQPDHLGITAAFLSAHLRG, encoded by the coding sequence ATGAATGACGTTCAAGTGCAGTCCAATCTGCGCGTCGCCGAGGTGGACGGCTTCGAGATCGCCGTCGATCTGTACCGCCCGGATATCGACAACCCGCCGGCGGTGATCTACCTCCACGGGGGCGGATGGCAGCTCGGCGACAAGAAGGACGGCGCCGACGACCGCCTCGCGCGACTGGCCTCGTACGGCGTCGCCGTGGTGTCTGCGAATTACCGGCTCGCGCCGCAGGGTTTGTATCCGAACCCGATTCACGACGTCAAGGCCGTTGTGCGGTGGCTGCGCGCACACGGAGCCGAGCTGGGGGTCTCGACCGACCGGATCGGGGTGTGGGGCGCATCGGCAGGGGCGTACCTGGCCACCATGGTCGGACTGACCCCCGGCGACGAGGAACTCGAAGGGGTCGTCGGCGACGATCTCGATCAGTCCAGCCGCGTCGACGCCGTCGTCCACTGGTTCGGACCGTCCGACCTGGCCGCCAACGCCGGCCGCAGCTGGATCGAAAGTCATCTTCTCCCACCGCCGTTCGAGAACGCGCTGCTCGGCGAAGATGAAGTTTCGGCGCCGTCGGACATCTCTTGGAACGCCAGCCCGCTCAGTCGCGTTACCTCTCTGGCCCCACCGTTTCTGATCGCGCACGGTGATCGTGACCGGATCACGTTGTCCGCGCAGAGTCACGCACTGCACGACGCGCTGGTCAGCACCGGCGCCCGGTCCACCCTCCTCGTGCTTGGCGGTGCGGGTCACGAAGGCCCCGAGTTCGATCAGCCCGATCACCTGGGCATCACGGCAGCCTTCCTCTCCGCGCACCTCCGCGGCTGA
- a CDS encoding cytochrome P450 has protein sequence MTQDAAVEQQQPPAGIPSFDDDLHVDEVLVDPFPTYAKLRDAGPVVWLEKYGYYACARYDEVSAVLSDWETFTSREGVGFNQFFNGITETSLQTEGEHHDEIRQVEGCPIKKGPLEELKPRLQDFAENLVESLKGKDNLDGVADVAMAMPIEIVTDLVGVEGVTQEQMFKWGVAGFDSIGPLHAPRTQPALETMMGYMEFADENFPSNVREGGWADQLFKNGAAVGWPEDFARGVMNDYIYPSVDSTISAIGIGLLLFAQHPDQWDRLRADRSLLTSAIPEIVRLASPLQFFTRVATKDTEIAGVAIPEGSRVVVMYGSANRDERKFENPDSFDITRDPAGHLGWGRGKHACLGKPLARLEMITLFNVLADNVERFHAGKHRFQPNNIIRSLGELELSITWADKN, from the coding sequence ATGACGCAGGATGCAGCGGTCGAGCAGCAGCAACCGCCGGCCGGTATTCCGAGTTTCGACGATGATCTCCACGTCGACGAAGTGCTCGTAGATCCCTTCCCCACCTACGCGAAGCTGCGCGATGCCGGGCCGGTGGTGTGGCTCGAAAAGTATGGGTACTACGCCTGCGCTCGCTACGACGAGGTGTCCGCGGTGCTCTCGGACTGGGAGACCTTCACATCCCGTGAGGGCGTGGGGTTCAACCAGTTCTTCAACGGCATCACCGAGACCAGCCTGCAGACCGAGGGCGAGCACCACGACGAGATCCGTCAGGTCGAGGGATGCCCCATCAAGAAGGGGCCGCTCGAAGAGCTCAAGCCGCGGCTGCAGGACTTCGCCGAGAACCTGGTCGAATCCCTGAAGGGCAAGGACAACCTCGACGGCGTCGCGGACGTGGCGATGGCCATGCCCATCGAGATCGTCACCGATCTGGTCGGTGTCGAGGGCGTCACCCAGGAGCAGATGTTCAAGTGGGGTGTCGCCGGATTCGACAGCATCGGTCCCCTGCACGCCCCGCGTACGCAGCCGGCCCTGGAAACGATGATGGGGTACATGGAGTTCGCCGACGAGAACTTCCCGAGCAATGTGCGTGAGGGTGGTTGGGCGGATCAGCTGTTCAAGAACGGTGCGGCCGTGGGATGGCCCGAGGATTTCGCCCGCGGGGTGATGAACGACTACATCTACCCGAGCGTGGACAGCACCATCAGTGCGATCGGGATCGGCCTGCTGCTGTTCGCTCAGCACCCGGACCAGTGGGATCGCCTGCGCGCGGACCGTTCCCTGCTGACCAGCGCGATCCCCGAGATCGTACGCCTGGCCTCGCCGTTGCAGTTCTTCACCCGGGTCGCGACGAAGGACACAGAGATCGCCGGAGTGGCTATTCCGGAGGGCTCGCGTGTGGTGGTGATGTACGGCTCCGCGAACAGGGACGAGCGCAAGTTCGAGAACCCGGATTCGTTCGACATCACTCGTGACCCGGCCGGTCACCTGGGGTGGGGGCGAGGGAAGCACGCGTGCCTGGGAAAGCCGTTGGCTCGGTTGGAGATGATCACGTTGTTCAACGTGCTCGCCGACAATGTCGAACGCTTCCATGCCGGTAAGCATCGCTTCCAGCCCAACAACATCATCCGCAGCCTCGGGGAGCTCGAACTCTCCATCACCTGGGCCGACAAGAACTAG
- a CDS encoding ferredoxin has translation MKIQIEYGMCDGHGECVIAAPEVFDLNDDGDEVILLDETPAEELRDKVNAAIKLCPVAAIRIEG, from the coding sequence ATGAAGATCCAGATCGAGTACGGAATGTGTGATGGTCACGGGGAGTGCGTCATCGCCGCCCCCGAGGTCTTCGACCTCAACGACGACGGCGACGAGGTGATCCTACTGGACGAGACTCCCGCCGAGGAACTCCGCGACAAGGTCAACGCCGCAATCAAGCTTTGTCCCGTCGCTGCCATCCGCATCGAGGGTTGA
- a CDS encoding NAD(P)/FAD-dependent oxidoreductase gives MTNTVIVGGGLAGLRAAQRLRETGTSELITIVGDEKHRPYNRPPLSKQLLAGTMSPVECEFDTAADDFEWILGNAAAGLDVESRRLSLTDGEIGYDKLIIATGRGARTLPGLPELDGFHVLRGLDDAIALHTAAQHASNVVIIGGGFIGCEVASSLRVNGVESVTIVERAATLMPLLGPDIGRFAERLHREHGVNIHCNTSVTQFHGGSRVERVELDNGQMLDADLVLLSLGSVPNTDWLTGSGLELDQGSVVCDEFCHASGHPDIVAVGDVASWTHRGVGKRVRIEHWSNAADMGAAAAENLFAAVGGKAPYSPIPTFWTDQYDVSFKAAGFVTMVDNFVPVDTGVEGKWNWDGLGESGLVAGVTANDNKAFLKYRRTIAGAGTKP, from the coding sequence GTGACCAACACAGTGATCGTCGGTGGCGGCCTGGCCGGTCTCCGTGCAGCGCAGCGGCTCCGCGAGACCGGCACGTCCGAGCTGATCACCATCGTCGGCGACGAGAAGCATCGCCCGTACAATCGTCCGCCCCTGTCCAAGCAGTTGCTTGCGGGAACGATGTCCCCGGTGGAATGCGAATTCGACACCGCGGCTGACGACTTCGAATGGATCCTCGGCAACGCCGCGGCCGGACTGGACGTGGAGAGCCGGCGGCTCAGTCTCACCGACGGCGAGATCGGTTACGACAAACTGATCATCGCGACCGGTAGGGGTGCGCGCACCCTGCCCGGGCTGCCGGAGCTGGACGGATTTCACGTGCTGCGCGGCCTCGACGACGCGATCGCCCTGCACACCGCGGCCCAGCACGCCAGCAACGTGGTCATCATCGGTGGCGGCTTCATCGGATGCGAGGTCGCGTCGAGTCTGCGCGTCAACGGGGTCGAATCGGTCACGATCGTCGAGCGGGCCGCCACGTTGATGCCCCTTCTCGGACCGGACATCGGCCGGTTCGCCGAGCGTCTGCACCGCGAGCACGGGGTGAACATCCACTGCAACACCTCGGTGACCCAGTTCCACGGGGGGAGCCGAGTCGAACGGGTCGAACTCGACAACGGCCAGATGCTCGACGCCGATCTGGTCCTGCTCTCACTCGGATCGGTTCCCAACACCGACTGGCTGACGGGGTCGGGTCTGGAACTGGACCAGGGGAGCGTGGTGTGCGACGAGTTCTGTCACGCATCCGGGCACCCGGACATCGTGGCAGTCGGGGACGTCGCATCCTGGACCCACCGCGGTGTCGGGAAGCGGGTCCGGATCGAGCACTGGTCGAACGCTGCCGACATGGGTGCGGCCGCGGCGGAGAATTTGTTCGCCGCGGTCGGCGGGAAGGCCCCCTACTCGCCCATACCGACGTTCTGGACCGATCAGTACGATGTCAGTTTCAAGGCGGCCGGGTTCGTCACGATGGTCGACAACTTCGTCCCGGTGGACACCGGTGTCGAGGGCAAATGGAACTGGGACGGGCTGGGCGAGTCCGGGCTCGTCGCAGGTGTCACCGCCAACGACAACAAGGCCTTCCTGAAGTACCGGCGCACCATCGCCGGAGCGGGAACGAAACCCTGA
- a CDS encoding helix-turn-helix domain-containing protein — protein sequence MSTRDDQDDNAPDGETPPPPARQEMSGGREWWTDALAETYCEMDPQWESRSGRFEARLSTRQFGDLSLSTVRAHAHSVLRTPAMIGDTDSEDYFLCAVTGGPGRIEQHDRSIWLDKGSFAVIDAGQPFRFDFPQRFEQIVVRVPRPLLLGRMSERDVDRVMAQPVSAASGAGVVVSRFLQQLAALDAAVPDAPAAALSASALDMIVTALADTGGTVSPTQQAHTADLHRAQNLLKTRLHDENLSITEAAAELGISLRYLQKIFQSTGSTPSEWLLHARLERARMILLSTDITIGDLASRVGFKDISHFSRSFRTLYGISPGQYRRR from the coding sequence ATGTCAACGCGTGACGATCAGGACGACAATGCCCCCGATGGGGAGACCCCGCCGCCTCCGGCGCGGCAGGAGATGTCCGGCGGCCGCGAGTGGTGGACGGACGCCCTCGCGGAGACCTACTGCGAGATGGACCCGCAGTGGGAGTCGCGTAGCGGCCGCTTCGAGGCGAGACTGAGCACTCGGCAGTTCGGCGACCTGTCCCTGAGTACCGTACGCGCCCACGCACATTCGGTTCTGCGGACACCGGCGATGATCGGCGACACCGATTCCGAGGATTACTTTCTGTGCGCGGTGACCGGGGGTCCCGGGCGAATCGAGCAGCACGACCGCTCGATCTGGCTCGACAAGGGCTCGTTCGCGGTCATCGACGCCGGCCAGCCGTTCAGGTTCGACTTTCCGCAAAGGTTCGAGCAGATCGTCGTGCGTGTTCCCCGGCCGCTGCTGCTGGGTCGGATGTCCGAACGGGACGTCGACCGCGTGATGGCACAGCCGGTGTCGGCCGCTTCCGGTGCCGGCGTCGTCGTCAGCAGGTTCCTGCAGCAACTCGCCGCCCTCGATGCCGCGGTGCCCGATGCGCCGGCCGCGGCGCTGTCTGCCTCCGCGTTGGACATGATCGTGACCGCCTTGGCCGATACCGGTGGGACGGTCAGCCCGACGCAGCAAGCCCACACCGCGGACCTGCACCGGGCGCAGAACCTGCTCAAGACCCGGCTCCACGACGAGAACCTGTCCATCACCGAAGCCGCCGCGGAGCTGGGAATCTCGCTTCGGTACCTGCAGAAGATCTTCCAGAGCACCGGAAGTACACCGAGTGAATGGCTTCTTCACGCTCGGCTCGAGCGTGCGCGCATGATCTTGCTGAGCACTGACATCACCATCGGCGACCTGGCGAGCCGGGTGGGCTTCAAGGACATCTCGCACTTCAGCCGGTCGTTCCGCACTCTCTACGGGATCAGCCCCGGGCAGTACCGCCGGCGCTGA
- a CDS encoding IS3 family transposase (programmed frameshift): MVMKAYSAEFKADAVALYLSDPSHTFEGIGNDLGVSRETLRNWVRAERKRTGTSTAELRSGGAARSASRAGEVSSESVLEEENRQLKAQIRKLETEREILRRAAKYFGGRDVLVSSHFQFVDDHCDTFPVKWLCQILEVSRSGFYRWRASAPARAARAHSDQELVARIRAIHADSDGTYGAPRVTAELRDAGIEVNHKRVERVMREHGIVGVHLRKPVRTTVPAPDAAAVPDLIRRDFTASAPNTKYVGDVTYLPVGDGEFLYLATVMDLGSRRLAGWSIADHMRTELVTDALRAAAACRGAAGLDGAIFHSDNGSQYASVEFADLCRELGVTTSRGAVGTSADNAAAESLNATLKRETLQGRKRWNGAGEARAAVFRWITRYNTRRRHSSLGQICPVEFERRSATLATAA, translated from the exons ATGGTCATGAAGGCGTACTCGGCGGAGTTCAAGGCCGATGCAGTCGCGTTGTATCTGTCCGATCCGAGCCACACGTTCGAGGGCATCGGCAACGACCTGGGGGTCAGCCGCGAGACCCTGCGCAACTGGGTGCGGGCCGAACGCAAACGCACCGGTACCTCCACGGCCGAGCTCCGGTCCGGTGGGGCGGCGCGGTCGGCGTCCCGGGCGGGCGAGGTATCGTCCGAGTCCGTGTTGGAGGAAGAGAACAGGCAGCTCAAGGCCCAGATCCGGAAGCTCGAAACCGAGCGGGAGATCCTGCGGAGGGCAGCAAAGTATTTCG GCGGGCGAGACGTCTTGGTGAGCAGCCACTTCCAATTCGTTGATGACCACTGCGACACCTTTCCGGTGAAGTGGCTGTGCCAGATTCTCGAAGTCTCTCGCTCGGGTTTCTACCGGTGGCGGGCCTCCGCGCCGGCCCGGGCGGCCCGCGCCCACTCTGATCAGGAGCTGGTGGCGCGGATCCGCGCCATCCATGCCGATTCCGACGGCACCTACGGTGCCCCGCGGGTGACTGCTGAACTGCGCGATGCCGGGATCGAGGTCAATCACAAGCGGGTCGAGCGGGTGATGCGTGAGCACGGGATCGTCGGGGTGCATCTGCGTAAACCGGTCCGCACCACTGTCCCCGCCCCGGATGCGGCGGCGGTTCCGGACCTGATCCGGCGGGATTTCACCGCGAGCGCCCCGAACACCAAGTACGTCGGCGACGTCACCTACCTCCCGGTGGGTGACGGTGAATTTCTGTATCTGGCGACGGTGATGGACCTGGGCTCGCGCCGGTTGGCGGGGTGGTCGATCGCTGATCACATGCGTACCGAGTTGGTCACCGATGCGTTGCGGGCGGCGGCGGCCTGTCGCGGCGCCGCAGGGCTCGATGGGGCAATTTTTCACTCCGACAACGGGTCCCAGTATGCGTCGGTCGAGTTCGCCGACCTGTGTCGCGAGTTGGGGGTGACGACCTCGCGGGGCGCGGTCGGGACGTCGGCGGATAACGCGGCTGCCGAGTCGCTGAATGCGACGCTGAAACGGGAGACGCTGCAGGGCCGGAAGCGTTGGAACGGTGCGGGTGAGGCACGCGCCGCGGTCTTCCGGTGGATCACGCGCTACAACACCAGAAGGAGGCATTCGAGCCTGGGCCAGATCTGCCCGGTCGAGTTCGAACGGCGATCGGCTACGCTGGCCACCGCCGCATAA
- a CDS encoding acyl-CoA dehydrogenase family protein codes for MTTIHAVDADTDLDTYDPPRIADRIYHDLLSPPEVQQVRRRVRRIAADTIAPIASRIARGDERIDGFPRDAFDSLASAGVFRIPFDGDVGGDDLTHRATATAVAVEELAYYSNSVAAIFDVHCILAGNAVNQGTGAQRQRWLAPVVAGEIVGSFATSEPGASSDLSPAAVTTEATPTATGWVLHGRKRWITNSAVASFVVVLARTGNRLSTFIVPTDTPGVTIGTPDRKLGNKGQITADVILDQVHLDADSLLGEEGGGLKIALQTLTYGRIGIAAAGVGMAQAAFDHTAQHLARRHAFGGPLASKQHWQFLMADRATAIESARDLYLKAALRLDSGIAFPEPEAAMAKLRGTEISVDMARDAVQAFGGLGFTQSLGADDIDGPVEAFYRDSKIGEIYEGANEVQKWVLARQIFGREITG; via the coding sequence GTGACCACAATTCATGCCGTCGACGCTGACACCGACCTCGACACCTACGATCCTCCGCGCATCGCCGACCGGATTTACCACGACCTGCTCTCCCCACCCGAAGTCCAGCAGGTTCGGCGGCGGGTACGACGGATCGCCGCGGACACCATCGCCCCGATCGCCAGCCGCATCGCCCGCGGCGACGAACGGATCGACGGCTTCCCCCGCGACGCCTTCGACTCGCTCGCCTCGGCCGGCGTGTTCCGGATCCCCTTCGACGGCGACGTCGGTGGCGACGACCTCACCCACCGCGCCACCGCGACCGCCGTCGCGGTCGAGGAACTCGCGTACTACTCCAACAGCGTCGCCGCGATCTTCGACGTGCACTGCATCCTCGCCGGCAACGCCGTCAATCAGGGCACCGGCGCGCAGCGGCAACGCTGGCTCGCCCCAGTGGTCGCCGGGGAGATCGTAGGATCGTTCGCCACCAGTGAGCCCGGTGCCTCGAGCGACCTGTCCCCGGCCGCCGTCACCACCGAGGCCACCCCGACGGCCACCGGCTGGGTGCTGCACGGCCGCAAGCGGTGGATCACCAACTCCGCCGTCGCCTCGTTCGTGGTGGTACTCGCCCGCACCGGCAATCGGCTCAGCACCTTCATCGTGCCCACCGATACTCCGGGCGTCACCATCGGCACCCCGGACCGCAAGCTCGGCAACAAGGGACAAATCACCGCGGACGTCATCCTCGACCAGGTGCACCTCGACGCCGACTCGCTGCTCGGCGAAGAGGGCGGCGGACTCAAGATCGCGTTGCAGACCCTCACCTACGGCCGGATCGGCATCGCCGCGGCCGGGGTCGGAATGGCCCAGGCGGCATTCGACCACACCGCTCAGCACCTCGCTCGGCGACACGCATTCGGCGGACCACTGGCGAGCAAACAGCACTGGCAGTTCCTGATGGCGGACCGGGCGACGGCGATCGAATCCGCTCGCGACCTGTACCTCAAGGCGGCGCTGCGGCTCGACTCCGGGATTGCCTTTCCCGAACCGGAGGCCGCGATGGCCAAACTGCGCGGGACCGAGATCTCCGTGGACATGGCCCGCGACGCCGTGCAGGCCTTCGGGGGGCTCGGATTCACCCAGTCCCTCGGCGCGGACGACATCGACGGGCCGGTGGAGGCGTTCTACCGGGACAGCAAGATCGGTGAGATCTACGAGGGCGCGAACGAGGTCCAGAAGTGGGTGCTTGCCCGACAGATCTTCGGACGCGAGATCACCGGCTGA
- a CDS encoding tautomerase family protein: MPFIDVTIGLGRSPEQIRSLIHELTEAAHRAIEAPKENIRVVVREVPETHWAAGDVTIAERRAAR, from the coding sequence ATGCCGTTCATCGACGTGACCATCGGACTGGGCCGTTCCCCGGAGCAGATCCGGTCACTGATCCACGAATTGACCGAGGCCGCGCACCGGGCGATCGAAGCGCCGAAGGAGAACATTCGGGTCGTGGTCCGCGAAGTCCCGGAGACGCACTGGGCCGCCGGTGATGTGACCATCGCCGAACGGCGCGCGGCACGCTGA
- a CDS encoding 2-keto-4-pentenoate hydratase, with protein sequence MTSNQQTSEQRWSAGRIADILLDAEATTTSRTSLSAEWPGLTLPVAYEAQDIALAARKARGEIVTGIKLGLTSRAKQRQMGVDAPSVAWLTDVMALPAGDPVPRNRLIHPRAEPEIAFVMGRRLAGPGVTAAQALAAVDHVFGAIEIIDSRYAGFKFTLEDAVADNNSSGVYVTGPVLRRPEDLDLALEACLLEIEGQIVDTATGAAVQGHPAEALAFAANTLAERGHAIEAGWVVLTGGMTDAVAVEPGARVAAHFTSLGSITISGG encoded by the coding sequence GTGACCAGCAACCAGCAGACCAGCGAACAGCGCTGGAGCGCCGGCCGCATCGCCGACATCCTCCTCGACGCCGAGGCCACCACCACCTCACGGACCTCGCTGTCCGCCGAGTGGCCCGGCCTCACATTGCCCGTGGCCTACGAGGCGCAGGACATCGCCCTCGCCGCTCGCAAGGCCCGCGGCGAGATCGTCACCGGCATCAAGCTGGGGCTGACCTCCCGGGCGAAACAGCGGCAGATGGGGGTCGACGCCCCCTCCGTGGCCTGGCTGACCGATGTCATGGCGTTGCCCGCCGGTGACCCGGTCCCCCGCAACCGTCTCATCCACCCGCGTGCGGAGCCGGAAATCGCGTTCGTGATGGGCCGTCGGCTGGCCGGGCCCGGAGTCACCGCAGCCCAGGCGTTGGCGGCGGTCGATCATGTATTCGGGGCGATCGAAATCATCGACAGCCGCTACGCCGGGTTCAAGTTCACCCTCGAAGACGCTGTTGCAGACAACAACTCGTCCGGTGTGTACGTCACCGGACCGGTGCTGCGGCGACCTGAGGATCTCGACCTCGCCCTCGAGGCGTGCTTGCTGGAGATCGAAGGACAGATCGTCGACACCGCGACCGGCGCCGCGGTGCAGGGTCACCCGGCCGAAGCACTCGCGTTCGCGGCCAACACGCTGGCCGAGCGGGGGCACGCCATCGAAGCCGGATGGGTCGTGCTGACCGGCGGAATGACGGACGCCGTCGCGGTCGAACCGGGTGCTCGCGTCGCCGCCCACTTCACCTCGCTCGGCTCCATCACCATTTCGGGAGGATAA
- a CDS encoding 2-keto-4-pentenoate hydratase gives MSSDQVQGAAQRLLEAYRSGTPIDPLTPEFAPADLSTAYRIAQAQVEQWEKDGDTVKGHKVGLASAAIQRQMGVDQPDFGHLTASMFHLEHQPIPAATYIQPRIEPETAFVLGRPLTGPGVTIADAVRAVEFVLPALEIVDSRIRDWKIGIFDTIADNASSGGVVLGSRPVLLRDVDLRLTGCTLHINGELVATGAGGAVLGSPLNSLVWLANTVGPLGVTLEPGHVVLPGSMTKAFPISPGDSIVANMSGLGSVSAILGERAEQ, from the coding sequence ATGTCTTCCGACCAGGTACAAGGCGCCGCGCAGCGGCTGCTGGAGGCGTACCGCAGCGGTACGCCGATCGATCCGTTGACTCCCGAGTTCGCGCCGGCGGACTTGTCGACCGCCTATCGCATCGCGCAGGCTCAGGTCGAGCAGTGGGAGAAGGACGGTGACACCGTCAAGGGGCACAAGGTCGGGCTCGCGTCCGCCGCGATCCAACGGCAGATGGGGGTGGACCAGCCCGACTTCGGCCACCTGACGGCGAGCATGTTCCACCTCGAGCACCAGCCGATTCCGGCCGCGACCTACATCCAGCCGCGGATCGAGCCGGAGACCGCGTTCGTCCTCGGCCGCCCACTGACCGGGCCGGGAGTCACCATCGCGGATGCCGTCCGTGCCGTGGAGTTCGTCCTTCCCGCCCTCGAGATCGTGGACTCCCGGATCCGGGACTGGAAGATCGGCATCTTCGACACCATCGCCGACAACGCCTCCTCCGGTGGAGTCGTCCTCGGGAGTCGTCCGGTGCTGCTGCGGGACGTCGATCTGCGCCTGACCGGCTGCACACTGCACATCAACGGTGAGCTGGTGGCGACCGGCGCCGGCGGCGCGGTGCTCGGCTCCCCGCTGAATTCGCTGGTGTGGCTGGCCAACACCGTCGGCCCGCTCGGGGTGACCCTCGAACCCGGCCACGTGGTGCTGCCGGGGTCGATGACCAAGGCCTTCCCCATCTCGCCGGGCGATTCCATCGTGGCCAACATGAGCGGACTCGGCAGTGTGTCCGCCATCCTCGGAGAGCGAGCAGAACAGTGA
- a CDS encoding IclR family transcriptional regulator, producing MQDDCADKRHRTSGTTAAGDAGSIARAVAVLDTLGAADTALGVSEIARRCGLPKSSVQRMLKALHAVKLLERDGTRYRLGLKLFELGQHVPRQRDLREAARPFMADLQEATGHSVHFAVLDDDCVVYLEVLHSPNSPPLPTRMGGRWPAHGTGIGKAILAFSDQTVLEHILATGLPRLSERTIVEPGRFAAELARIRERGVAYDLEESRAGVACVASPVFGLGGQVVAGISVSGWHTRINLDHSAAAVRTAALSLSRYLSMRSG from the coding sequence ATGCAAGACGATTGTGCCGATAAACGGCACAGAACTTCCGGAACGACCGCCGCCGGCGACGCCGGCTCCATCGCCCGTGCGGTTGCCGTGCTCGACACCCTCGGCGCCGCCGACACCGCCCTCGGGGTCTCGGAGATCGCCCGCCGCTGCGGCCTGCCCAAGTCCAGCGTGCAGCGAATGCTCAAGGCGCTGCATGCGGTGAAACTACTCGAGCGGGACGGCACCCGTTACCGGCTCGGGCTCAAACTGTTCGAACTCGGTCAGCACGTGCCCCGCCAACGCGACCTCCGCGAGGCGGCCCGCCCGTTCATGGCCGACCTGCAGGAGGCGACGGGCCACTCCGTCCACTTCGCGGTCCTCGACGATGACTGCGTGGTGTACCTCGAGGTGCTGCACAGCCCGAACTCCCCGCCGCTGCCGACCCGGATGGGTGGCCGGTGGCCCGCACACGGCACCGGCATCGGCAAGGCCATCCTCGCCTTCTCCGACCAGACCGTTCTCGAGCACATCCTCGCCACCGGCCTCCCACGCCTGAGCGAGCGGACCATCGTGGAGCCGGGCCGGTTCGCCGCCGAACTGGCGCGGATCCGCGAACGCGGAGTTGCCTACGACTTAGAGGAGTCGCGGGCCGGTGTGGCCTGCGTGGCCAGCCCCGTCTTCGGATTGGGCGGTCAGGTCGTCGCCGGAATCTCGGTGTCCGGATGGCACACTCGCATCAACCTGGACCATTCGGCGGCCGCCGTCCGGACCGCGGCCCTGAGTTTGTCGCGGTACCTGTCGATGCGGTCGGGCTGA
- a CDS encoding IclR family transcriptional regulator, with amino-acid sequence MAPLQTVQKIGPVLDLFTVSRPEWGASEVAEAINVPRSSAHALLSSLVETGLLQSRNRGRYRIGWRVVELSQTLKGTVDVRSCASPILQDLAHKYGETTHLAVMERYRVLYVDKVLGNHVINVAGARVGAHLEPHCSAVGKVLLAQCDPGEVERNITNKPLRRLTPSTIINPASLAQELRSVLRSGCAFDAGEAVQEVHCVAAPVRDEMGLVVAAVSMSVPASRFVPAQAEFKSAVIAAGAEISRAIANSTDPVVRTERDDPTVAAAS; translated from the coding sequence GTGGCGCCTCTCCAAACGGTTCAGAAGATCGGTCCCGTGCTGGATTTGTTCACCGTGTCCCGTCCCGAATGGGGCGCGTCCGAAGTCGCCGAGGCCATCAACGTGCCACGCTCGAGCGCACACGCACTGCTGTCCTCCCTGGTCGAGACCGGTCTGTTGCAGTCCCGTAACCGCGGCCGCTACCGCATCGGCTGGCGGGTGGTGGAGCTGAGTCAGACCCTCAAAGGCACCGTCGACGTCCGCTCCTGCGCCTCCCCGATTCTGCAGGATCTGGCGCACAAGTACGGCGAGACCACCCACCTGGCTGTCATGGAGCGGTATCGGGTGCTCTACGTCGACAAAGTGCTCGGCAACCATGTCATCAACGTCGCGGGCGCCCGGGTCGGCGCCCACCTCGAACCGCACTGCAGCGCAGTCGGCAAAGTTCTTCTCGCTCAGTGCGACCCCGGTGAAGTCGAACGCAACATCACCAACAAGCCACTGCGGCGACTGACCCCGTCGACGATCATCAACCCGGCTTCCCTGGCACAGGAGTTGCGGTCGGTGCTGCGGTCCGGGTGCGCCTTCGACGCCGGCGAGGCGGTCCAGGAAGTTCACTGTGTCGCGGCCCCCGTCCGGGACGAGATGGGTCTGGTGGTCGCGGCGGTGAGCATGAGCGTGCCGGCCAGCCGGTTCGTGCCGGCTCAGGCCGAGTTCAAAAGTGCGGTTATCGCTGCCGGCGCCGAGATCTCCCGGGCGATCGCGAACTCCACGGACCCTGTGGTGCGCACCGAGCGCGACGATCCGACGGTCGCGGCGGCGAGCTGA